The nucleotide window ttaaaaaataaagattCAATAAATAGACTTTCATAACAACATAGGATTATTAATTATgaggaaatatatatgtatgtagTTTTTAGTTGTATGAACCTATATAAAGatcattattttgttttatctatttatttatttatttatttatttgtatattttattttattttatttttttttgtgtgataaatttttatatattaaattaaaaaaaaagtaaagttttaatttattaattatatagagaattaaaaaaaaaaaaaaaaattaataataacaatgtTTGACTAATAAAGtagtattttttttttaatttttaaaaacaagCATGAACGATATTTATAAGGCACATAAATATGTGTAAGATGAAggacatatatatatatatatatatatattatatctttttttttattttttattttttttattttttatttttttttttttttattttttattttttattttttttattttttattttttttttcgtatCCGTGCTAATTTGTTAGACAAGGTTGACATAAATAAAGTAAATTTGCcgaatttatattttttgaaaaagTAACAAGAGAATATTCATCAGGTGAATTTACAAATCCTTCTTTTTTGGATACGTCACATCCataattaattaatgaAAACAAATCATGGTTAAACAAgttttgtttttttgaAAGGTGTGGATATATACCCCATGTTAATTGTAATTTCCTAGCTAAATACTTATTTTCTGTAATAACTATTATTGGTGCTTTTGTTCTTAAATTACTTAATTTTtgaattttattaaattcgTTTGAGAATAAGATGATGgattttaaatttatattattacttataTCTCTAATACTAAAAATGAGTTTATCAAAATaggatatattattttgaatattttgctcatatttattattttgaatatgttcatgattatatttattaatttgttgaatatctttattttcatgacaacaattatttttatgatccaacatttttaatttatcattttttctttgtgtgtattcataataataataatcattttcaacatctttaataattttattttgtgtAGACACGGTTAATATAGGATATTGTCCTGTAGCCGTTTCAGCTGATAACATAACACAATCAGAACCATCATATAATGCTGTAGCAACATCTGTAACTTCTGCTCTTGTAGGAGATGGAAGAAATCTCATACTTTCCATCATTTGTGTTGCTACAATTACTGgtttgttatatttaattctACATAGATTTATAAgttttttttgtaaaatagGTAAATTGGATAAATTCGTTTCGATTCCTAGATCACCTCTTGCTATCATAATACCATCtgataatttaataatattttcaatatttttaatagCTGAAGGTTTTTCTATTTTTGAAATGATACCTATTTTATTGTGATCTTTattaatgttatataaattagaataatttttcataatattgtctatattattattattattataaacatGTTGTTCatcaataatatttttatcatcactAATATTGGtaacaatatttttattataatgattttgtatgttatcatttatatatagatcttggtttttatatacatcataaatttgtttatatttttgtacattttttaaataataattattataataatcatttacttctttaatatagaaatcattttcatcatcagatgttttcatttgtaaattattctgatcaaaatttattcgatcttttcttttaatattattataaaaatcaCTTTCATAGTAatcattaataatatttcttaaaaaaattaaatcaTATTCAGTTTGAACAAATGAATATCCTAAAAAGTCAACTTCTTCattaatacaaaataaaatatcttttatatctttttcaCTTAAAACATCTATAGGCATAATCATATTTGGAATACAGAAACCTTTTTTACTATATAATTTTCCACCTGTTAAAACTTGtacttttatataagaattttgtatattactagtatcataattattttcaacaattttcatttttaaatttccatcatctaataatataatttgtCCAGCTTTTGCATTCTTTATTAATTCTGGATAATTTAATTGTACCCTGTTTTGGTTACCTAATGAATTCATTAAatcaaaagaaaataaatcaccttcttttaattcaacaaaagtattattatcattttcatttatttga belongs to Plasmodium reichenowi strain SY57 chromosome 10, whole genome shotgun sequence and includes:
- a CDS encoding pyruvate kinase 2, putative; translation: MNLIHICLFIIVIKCYVNCIKKNNKHIAYDKFYKQGSNTIVGSGNGSGDLLFLNNININKNVERKKNILAHSEIGTVRNIDDINLLNHNKKNQISFTKCKQIATIGPASENFEQLEKLYLNGIDVFRLNFSHGLKSIKKYIINSIRILEKKYDTTIGILGDIQGPKIRIGEFEKNQINENDNNTFVELKEGDLFSFDLMNSLGNQNRVQLNYPELIKNAKAGQIILLDDGNLKMKIVENNYDTSNIQNSYIKVQVLTGGKLYSKKGFCIPNMIMPIDVLSEKDIKDILFCINEEVDFLGYSFVQTEYDLIFLRNIINDYYESDFYNNIKRKDRINFDQNNLQMKTSDDENDFYIKEVNDYYNNYYLKNVQKYKQIYDVYKNQDLYINDNIQNHYNKNIVTNISDDKNIIDEQHVYNNNNNIDNIMKNYSNLYNINKDHNKIGIISKIEKPSAIKNIENIIKLSDGIMIARGDLGIETNLSNLPILQKKLINLCRIKYNKPVIVATQMMESMRFLPSPTRAEVTDVATALYDGSDCVMLSAETATGQYPILTVSTQNKIIKDVENDYYYYEYTQRKNDKLKMLDHKNNCCHENKDIQQINKYNHEHIQNNKYEQNIQNNISYFDKLIFSIRDISNNINLKSIILFSNEFNKIQKLSNLRTKAPIIVITENKYLARKLQLTWGIYPHLSKKQNLFNHDLFSLINYGCDVSKKEGFVNSPDEYSLVTFSKNINSANLLYLCQPCLTN